Sequence from the Acropora muricata isolate sample 2 chromosome 10, ASM3666990v1, whole genome shotgun sequence genome:
CACGGAAggattttatttttgaattgatttttttaagcatgtttgTCTAAGGCATATCAATTTCATTGTACCCGGCCAATGGAATGACTGGTGCCAAAGAAATAGTGACGTGTTTAAGGTCAGGTAACTCATTCATATAAGACAGACTTAATGAATTAATTTGTTATGAAGTTCAATTCCAGAATGTTTACTGAAACAAAGCTTTTCTGGGGTCTCAAGCTGAAAGTGACAAGTGTTGTGTTAGTTTACATGAAGCGTGAGCTTACAATGAATATGTAGCTTACATAAGGTAAATAAAAAAGAGCAAACACGTGCAATCCTCCTTGACGAATAATTCAACAACAAGATCTTTGTCCCCTCAAGTAAGTTTAATCTTCCGTTGAATTTTGCCTTTTGGCACCGTTTTTCTCCTTGCTGAAATGAGAAACTATGCGTAAAACACAATGTAGTATATGTAGAACTTGCTTCCATCAAAAAATGGCCAGGCGAGTTCTGCACACAACTTCTGTTTTAATTAACAAGAAAATTATAGCTCAGTCAGGTTTTTAACAACAGGCCTGTTGATATTTTACAGAAATTTAGTTGACGTCTGCCTACTAAATTGTATGCCATTGATACACTAGGCActaacacaaaaacaaaaccggGGGggaaggaaataattttttttttcatctgaaatgCAAAGCAATAATTTTCTTCAAGCTCTGATTTACCCAGAGTTACATTTAGTGTTTTTCTCATACACtaggataataataattattgatcaccAACAATAAACctttaaattgtttattttaaacatgaaataaaagctacaaaaacaacaCACCTTAATTGCTGTTGTTTTCTATATATCTGATATCCTGTAACCACTGTTTTTACACTATTCTGTGGTTTTCACTTTTCCATATCCCTTAGTATGGCAACGTTgttgcattttcattttttttgtattccCCTCACACACTTAGTATGCCTTGTACAACAATGTTCTTGCATTTTCAATTCTCAACATTCCTAGTAGCTGTGCTTTAATATCACCTTTACTAAAATGGTAAGATGTGTGGAGTTTACCATGCTaaataaaaataagtaaatGGTTACATCTATGCTATTTAGGCATACTggggagaaaagaaaaaaaagagaaaactatAAGGTAAACCCTGaaaacaccagaagtgaaaattTATGCCATCAGAGCACTATGACTAATAATTAAGCCTCAGCATTTCAGCACACCTCATTCATTTTCTGTTTCACCATTCTCTGGGtttcgctgtttttttttttaacagccaTATAGCATGATTCCTATGTTgtcaaatttttttctgaacaTAACATTTCTTCTGTTGTAAGATTCTCTGTTTTTAGAGGAACATAGCACAAAACTGCACCTTTGTCAATCATTCCCAGGTTTTCCCACCCATCCAGAACCGCAGGGTAGACCTCCCCTGGTGGGATTGTAATACCACTGTCAACTGGGAAAGAATTGATGATAAAATATACCCTCCCTTCAATTTCTATTGCTCCAAGGTCGTTGGGTGGTATGTGTGTTTGTTCTACAACAGACCATGCATTTTCTTGGTCATTGTAAACCTCAATGGCAGCTGGATCACCAGTTGCACTGTGAAATACTTCATCCATTGAGCATCTGCCTCCAGCAACATAGAGGTTATTGTTTACTACCAAAAGTCTGGACCCAAAATGTGGAGTTTTGGTTAATGCTTTCAGTTcccaaatgtttttctttggaTCAAAACAATATAGAACAGAAACACAAGAATGAAAAATGGAACTATTATAGCAGCGTCTTTCCATATTTTGTTCTTGACAAGACAATACATACAGGCAAGATTTGTATGCAGCGGCTGCTTTGTTACAAACTGGTTCTGGCCTCAGGTTGCAAACATCTTGCAAGCAAGCAACAGATTGGCATTTATTTGTAGCTAAGTGATATCTGCGAAATACATAAGTCATGTAATTGATGTAAAGATGGTCTCCAATGTGGCACAAGGAGTCAATTCCACATGTTACGTCAGGAATTGGTGGAAGTTTCCAAATGTCATTAACTATGTCATAACAACAAATACCAACACTGACCACTGAGAAACTTACTGCAACATATAAATAATTACCAATAAGTTCTGCAGAATAACAGCTTAATACCTTAATAGGTAGTTTTTTTATTGATGACAGCTTCCATGTCTTGGACTGGACATCAAAATAACAGATGTCACTATTGGGAAGAATGGCAACCAGTACCTGGAAATGAAAAAGTGAACAACATGAGCATTTTTTTACTGTAGCTCCAGActcgtaaccaggattttatgtcaggattttatgtggggggggcgggggggggggtgcgaacaaggccaaagtggaccaaactaccgAAATGTATCTTTATTGTCTGATCTGTTTATTAAGGAAAGTAGCAATACATGAGAAATTGTAACGACAAAGTACACAGTAGGAACTGatattttaccacaattgctGCTTatctcgcaatctgattggctaatttgccaTTGTCAATAAGAGCCAATACCATGCTGCTCATGTCAATGTGTCGTGCAATGCCTTTTTCAGTTCgtgctctaaaaaaaaaaaccattcctttggtgttgatattgtggtaaaaaacaaattgaaatgtGGTTTACTGtggtctcttttttctttttttttttgaatggagactagtgagcagcacacagcaactgatctaatgttaactttgtttattttccGACCGGTTTAGTCAGATCAAACAAACAGAGATAAAGATaacatttaattttgcttttggGGCTCACAATTTAACGTTATATCACGATCCCCAAAATTAAACTTTACACCTTTCCTACGCACGATTTACATTATATCCTGCGCAtatttcttgtgggtgttttgctgttcacacccttacgggaacgtgcttttgtactacgCCTTTATGTACaaaactagttccctttagATAACTTGTTacaatccctgatgaagtctgttcaATCACACAAAACCGatctcactagtctccattaaaaaaaaaaaagtaactttgCATCTTCGGTGTTCATGCACTTGTACAAATAGAGAATACTAGCCAACGCGTTAGCAGATGTGTCTGACAGAAATCGTGAGA
This genomic interval carries:
- the LOC136887426 gene encoding kelch-like protein 12; its protein translation is MVSHSEIVLSKCAQFREQGEFIDVRLKVGEDEFAAHRIVLAANSDYFHAMFSHGMKESNQEVIELKDENISVAAIKIVIDSMYSGEINVNDENVFEALIAADHLQVAGVVEQCIKYIIQLKFDVQTYCRVITFADQHGLRGLKVATESKMASMYKKICKKEEFLSDMNADVLSALLCRDDLSAPSESFVFKSVMRWIKFRKEERMEVAAQVIGSVRLGLVDINDVIKELDTEEMRVIPEIDMLLQRTLKYNQRPWRSSTFALEKGKPRSMNTVLVAILPNSDICYFDVQSKTWKLSSIKKLPIKVLSCYSAELIGNYLYVAVSFSVVSVGICCYDIVNDIWKLPPIPDVTCGIDSLCHIGDHLYINYMTYVFRRYHLATNKCQSVACLQDVCNLRPEPVCNKAAAAYKSCLYVLSCQEQNMERRCYNSSIFHSCVSVLYCFDPKKNIWELKALTKTPHFGSRLLVVNNNLYVAGGRCSMDEVFHSATGDPAAIEVYNDQENAWSVVEQTHIPPNDLGAIEIEGRVYFIINSFPVDSGITIPPGEVYPAVLDGWENLGMIDKGAVLCYVPLKTENLTTEEMLCSEKNLTT